A stretch of the Ostrea edulis chromosome 9, xbOstEdul1.1, whole genome shotgun sequence genome encodes the following:
- the LOC130049948 gene encoding uncharacterized protein LOC130049948 — MSLNQEAKEKAWLENYERVLNVEFDWDPEHLTDEPPLEGPPVPITIDMVKKAISKTKSGKAAGPSGIAVEMIRAAGDTGVSMIRDLASSIVRGGAGGKVPTNWEQSFIVCLYKGKGDALDRSNYRGLKRTEQVMKVLERMWTASLGINKRFCMGFVNLEKAFDRVPQKMIWWALRKLSVEAWIVRLVQEMYANARSCVRR, encoded by the exons ATGTCATTGAACCAAGAAGCAAAGGAGAAAGCTTGGCTAGAAAATTATGAAAGGGTGCTTAATGTGGAATTTGACTGGGACCCTGAACACCTAACCGATGAACCACCACTGGAAGGGCCACCTGTCCCAATCACAATTGATATGGTGAAAAAGGCCATCTCCAAGACGAAGTCGGGTAAAGCAGCTGGACCATCAGGAATAGCAGTGGAGATGATCAGAGCCGCAGGTGACACAGGTGTCTCCATGATCCGTGACCTTGCATCTTCAATCGTccgggggggggcggggggcaAGGTCCCCACTAACTGGGAGCAGAGTTTTATTGTCTGTCTCTACAAGGGCAAGGGTGATGCTCTGGACAGGAGCAACTACCGGGGACTCAAACGGACAGAACAAGTCATGAAAGTCCTGGAGAGGATGTGGACAGCCTCATTAGGCA TAAACAAACGGTTCTGTATGGGGTTCGTGAACCTTGAGAAAGCATTTGACCGTGTTCCTCAGAAGATGATCTGGTGGGCATTGCGAAAACTCAGCGTGGAAGCGTGGATTGTGCGTCTGGTGCAGGAGATGTATGCCAATGCTCGTAGCTGTGTTCGCAGGTGA